In Streptomyces sp. NBC_01439, the following are encoded in one genomic region:
- a CDS encoding alpha/beta hydrolase: MAQHAPPARGARLGRAAGARTGSGSTESAVNGVVLLLPGASRFSPGPTRPLARALARAGGAEGLVTHLVIHGGDSAREEQAGWAADEAVRRYGDVPVCLVGYDAGGLAALRAAGHGAVNSVVAIAPCLGATARADCPEPVKQLSGRQVLIVHGTNDARSDPEASFRLAARAKKANRSTCRFEVHSDGHGLREHQPEVVALAVDFVLGAVCSGRYSRPVTDALAAPPPLGLRMPLASGFGRSLRR; encoded by the coding sequence ATGGCACAGCATGCGCCGCCGGCGCGCGGGGCCCGCCTGGGGCGGGCGGCCGGCGCGAGAACCGGCTCGGGTTCGACGGAAAGTGCGGTCAACGGGGTGGTGCTCCTGCTACCCGGGGCCTCCCGGTTCTCGCCGGGTCCCACGCGTCCGCTCGCGCGGGCGCTGGCCCGGGCGGGCGGGGCGGAGGGGCTGGTCACGCACCTGGTCATCCACGGCGGGGACTCCGCCCGGGAGGAGCAGGCGGGGTGGGCCGCCGACGAGGCGGTGCGGCGGTACGGGGACGTACCGGTGTGCCTGGTCGGCTACGACGCGGGGGGCCTGGCCGCCCTGCGGGCGGCGGGACACGGGGCCGTCAACTCGGTCGTGGCGATCGCCCCTTGCTTAGGGGCGACGGCCCGGGCCGACTGCCCCGAACCGGTGAAACAGCTGTCGGGGCGCCAGGTGTTGATCGTGCACGGCACCAACGACGCGCGCAGCGACCCGGAGGCGTCCTTCCGGCTGGCGGCGCGCGCGAAGAAGGCGAATCGTTCGACCTGCCGCTTCGAGGTGCACTCGGACGGCCACGGGCTGCGCGAGCACCAGCCGGAAGTGGTGGCGCTGGCCGTCGACTTCGTCCTGGGCGCGGTCTGTTCGGGGCGGTACTCGCGGCCGGTGACGGACGCCCTGGCCGCGCCCCCGCCACTGGGCCTGCGGATGCCGCTGGCCTCGGGCTTCGGGAGGTCGTTGAGGAGGTGA